In Asterias rubens chromosome 15, eAstRub1.3, whole genome shotgun sequence, a genomic segment contains:
- the LOC117300355 gene encoding E3 ubiquitin-protein ligase TRIM33-like, which translates to MDNRNVVVNEVIGQPETKKRKMMDLQPMHQVKQESNLQEEQGQSTLLLPAFKDEYKPSTSHQSDATSLQSNDGQAVLCKLCNHQYIDPRFLDCLHSFCLKCLDKPEVYKTSSGKQLRCPDCHQDTDVPLMGVSGLCKDFIATKLIEEQGKQLLPQGYPTLCQACQEKRVAVAHCKNCEEFVCFTCKMAHQRFNKMKSHIFHSLEDLSSGKVPLQAQMEKCRHHAGHDLCMFCITCQETICLKCVAFKHCKPNHDYVEIKTAAASCRSDILKVLTPLERNAKKLQAAKTLAEQTRKKLESNVAEVLQKMAKKKKSELGKLTKRLKILKDKAESVAKERSEVLDKCWVANTNATKAEFILKRVRSMISDEDCHDLITLKVQILKNLNCISKKKAESVPLDLTFIDFTESLSSGNNLGELVFEELWGLKNEFGNNSVLDINFEWVKAAVGRLNGDMVVLDGLTNTVVTLTSKGVNKGTIKSQDPKGIFISPVDIALSSSEHSLVLDSAIKVFDKDGIFISRLVLPKDVSSAKCMDAGGGKIAIGDQETIMLFDEDGSNPISILAKLIDKHIAICNKTQSLIYTNYEKSRLVSVDFSGKENFNVSTVVNKKSVKPTGVCIDKTGEIYIAVHTGLERGTGEIHHYSAEGSYVGLVTKNLYNPIGISFSPIGELMVADRHSVKVFQRV; encoded by the exons ATGGACAACCGTAACGTTGTAGTAAATGAGGTGATAGGCCAGCCTGAgaccaaaaaaaggaaaatgatgGATTTGCAACCCATGCATCAAGTCAAGCAAGAATCAAACCTTCAAGAAGAACAAGGCCAATCAACATTACTACTGCCAGCGTTCAAAG ATGAGTATAAACCTTCCACTAGTCACCAGAGTGATGCAACATCTCTACAAAGCAACGACGGGCAGGCCGTCCTCTGCAAACTGTGCAATCACCAATACATCGACCCAAGATTTCTTGACTGCCTTCATAGCTTCTGTCTGAAGTGCCTTGACAAGCCTGAGGTTTACAAGACCAGCTCGGGAAAACAACTACGTTGCCCAGATTGTCACCAGGATACCGATGTACCACTGATGGGAGTGTCGGGTCTTTGCAAAGACTTCATTGCCACTAAATTAATCGAAGAGCAAGGAAAACAGCTTTTGCCCCAGGGTTATCCAACTCTTTGCCAAGCTTGCCAAGAAAAGAGAGTTGCCGTCGCTCACTGCAAGAACTGTGAAGAGTTTGTTTGCTTCACTTGCAAGATGGCACATCAGAGATTCAACAAGATGAAGTCGCATATATTCCACAGTTTGGAAGATCTATCATCTGGCAAGGTGCCCCTGCAGGCACAAATGGAGAAGTGCAGACATCACGCGGGGCATGACCTTTGCATGTTCTGCATTACCTGTCAAGAGACGATATGTTTGAAGTGTGTGGCCTTCAAACACTGTAAGCCCAATCACGACtatgttgaaataaaaacagcagCAGCATCCTGCCGCTCTGATATCCTAAAGGTCTTAACACCACTGGAGCGAAATGCTAAGAAGCTCCAAGCTGCAAAGACCTTAGCGGAACAAACCAGAAAGAAGTTGGAATCCAATGTGGCGGAAGTGCTTCAAAAGATGGCAAAGAAGAAGAAGTCAGAGCTAGGAAAGCTCACCAAAAGACTTAAGATCCTCAAGGACAAGGCAGAGTCTGTGGCAAAAGAGAGGAGTGAAGTACTAGACAAGTGCTGGGTTGCGAACACGAATGCAACTAAAGCAGAATTTATCTTGAAAAGGGTAAGAAGCATGATCAGTGACGAAGACTGCCATGACCTCATCACTCTGAAGGTACAAATCTTGAAGAACCTGAATTGTATTTCCAAGAAGAAAGCAGAGAGTGTCCCTCTTGATCTAACATTCATTGACTTTACAGAAAGTTTATCCAGTGGTAACAACCTTGgggaattggtctttgaagaaTTATGGGGCCTTAAGAATGAATTTGGAAACAACTCCGTCCTTGACATTAATTTTGAATGGGTGAAGGCTGCTGTTGGCCGTTTGAACggtgacatggtagttttggATGGTCTTACCAACACAGTGGTGACATTAACCTCAAAAGGTGTTAACAAGGGTACCATTAAAAGCCAGGACCCTAAGGGAATTTTCATCAGCCCTGTCGACATCGCCTTGTCCAGCTCGGAGCACAGTCTGGTTTTGGACTCGGCAATAAAGGTGTTCGACAAGGATGGGATTTTCATTTCCAGACTGGTGTTACCAAAAGATGTATCATCGGCCAAATGCATGGATGCAGGGGGCGGGAAGATAGCCATAGGTGACCAGGAGACGATCATGCTCTTTGACGAAGACGGATCAAACCCAATCTCCATATTAGCCAAGCTGATAGACAAACACATCGCTATCTGCAACAAAACACAGTCCCTGATCTACACCAACTACGAGAAGTCCCGACTGGTATCCGTTGACTTTTCGGGAAAAGAAAATTTTAATGTTTCAACAGTTGTCAATAAAAAGTCTGTGAAGCCCACTGGTGTTTGCATTGATAAGACTGGTGAGATTTACATCGCAGTGCACACTGGGTTGGAGCGGGGTACCGGTGAGATCCACCATTATAGTGCAGAGGGAAGCTATGTTGGCTTGGTGACAAAAAACTTATACAATCCCATTGGAATTTCCTTTAGCCCAATTGGTGAGCTGATGGTCGCAGACAGACATTCCGTGAAGGTCTTTCAGAGGGTTTGA